The following coding sequences lie in one Moritella viscosa genomic window:
- a CDS encoding putative lipoprotein, producing MKASLKWILISFAIPALAACKSGGVNSTKDVAATKNQVPIAVPGQNQNVAFGSLVKLDGKNSTDKDKQLLTYKWSLNTKPTGSTATLSATDAVSPEFTPDKAGSYVISLVVNDGKIDSKSVDVTIEVAPKAVNSLPMVSAGIDKTHAIGTPVLIAATVTDADNDALTYTWSIETKAANSMPTLTNSDTKTVTLNANVQGDYLLQLSVSDGKNTVKDSVKVTLESANVAPIAKAGADQNAVKDAVVNLDGSGSSDANNDVMLYEWTFVSKPEHSVADLSGTNTITPSFTADLIGDYVLSLTVSDGALTSAPSNIKVTVTESLKSELKIVFHDRDPAQNTLPYVFNPITIDKTFSDPKPATYKLASFTLEAVGQDYTIKEVTPWGIMGVVTPIINGVVEGQVIKAGEKVEIELLSPLTGGKQAMLSFSVIIKENMGDNYINASYFLTTH from the coding sequence ATGAAAGCAAGTTTGAAATGGATATTGATATCTTTTGCTATCCCCGCGCTAGCAGCATGTAAGAGCGGAGGAGTAAATTCAACCAAAGACGTTGCTGCAACTAAAAATCAAGTACCTATCGCGGTACCCGGACAAAATCAAAACGTCGCTTTTGGTTCCCTAGTCAAACTTGATGGCAAAAACAGCACGGATAAAGACAAACAACTCTTAACCTATAAATGGTCGTTAAATACCAAACCTACTGGCTCCACAGCTACGTTAAGCGCTACCGATGCCGTTTCACCTGAATTTACACCAGACAAAGCAGGATCTTATGTGATCAGCTTAGTCGTTAATGATGGTAAAATTGATAGCAAAAGTGTTGACGTGACTATTGAAGTCGCACCGAAAGCAGTGAACTCGTTACCGATGGTTAGCGCAGGAATAGACAAAACCCATGCGATTGGCACCCCCGTGTTAATTGCCGCAACCGTAACCGACGCTGACAATGATGCCTTAACTTACACTTGGTCTATTGAAACCAAGGCTGCTAATAGCATGCCAACACTTACAAATAGCGATACAAAAACCGTCACGTTAAATGCAAATGTCCAAGGTGATTACCTACTTCAACTGTCCGTATCAGATGGTAAAAACACGGTCAAAGATAGTGTAAAAGTAACTCTAGAGTCAGCAAACGTCGCACCAATAGCAAAAGCAGGGGCGGATCAAAACGCAGTTAAAGATGCAGTTGTAAATCTTGATGGTAGTGGCAGCTCTGATGCCAATAATGACGTTATGTTGTATGAATGGACATTTGTTTCCAAACCTGAGCATAGTGTGGCAGATCTTAGCGGTACGAATACCATCACACCTAGTTTTACAGCGGACTTAATTGGCGATTATGTATTGTCTTTAACGGTGAGTGACGGTGCATTAACGAGCGCACCATCGAACATCAAGGTGACAGTAACAGAATCGCTCAAAAGCGAATTAAAAATAGTATTCCACGATAGAGACCCTGCTCAAAATACCCTTCCTTATGTATTTAATCCGATAACAATAGATAAAACATTCTCAGACCCTAAACCAGCTACTTACAAACTAGCGAGCTTTACACTTGAAGCGGTAGGACAGGATTACACCATAAAAGAAGTAACACCATGGGGAATTATGGGTGTCGTCACCCCTATTATAAATGGGGTGGTAGAAGGTCAAGTCATTAAAGCGGGAGAAAAGGTAGAAATTGAACTACTGTCTCCTCTAACAGGTGGCAAACAAGCCATGCTTTCATTTAGCGTCATCATTAAAGAAAATATGGGCGATAACTATATTAATGCAAGTTATTTTCTAACCACACACTAA
- a CDS encoding TonB-dependent receptor yields the protein MYSCSHQKLLVVLLSTQLSIATALVSTAVIASEKPEFNISAGALDSVLNEFAMEAGIEFHLNAALSNELYSPGVNGRYNTNDALTLLLSNTGLTAQLQPDGVYRVASENTGMKLAPIQVSTTIEAGTNRDKEGQYAIYDNDVSSTYLSKEEIERFKGTSAADLFIGMANTYSGEARNGGGSIDPNIRGVQGPGRVPVVIDGTEQGISVYNGYRGASNRNYIDPNLIGGMKVHKGAQINADITTSVGGAVEVTTLTPQDIVPEGETFGIEFVAESSSNSIKPNVARLHTGKNWQDVPVYAELGGVPLYNDPELRFQTRSDKNDNLVNGEDVAYRLAISGISPKFEWLGAYAYRNRGNYYSGTKKSGFYEQPYKTGDRDGVAGRIPYLQPEHVALNHLPGHEVPNTSSEMESFLLKTTFNITDVHKLQLSARFTESTHGEILASRSDYRNQDGLPQWPLANVKMQAYSLKFRANPTNPYLDLSTNLWTTQTDSKTNTGYGFPNFTYRKSDTPNKIINTATVNREESRVGFNFKNAMTLTDEWDLTVSGNFQQHKLAPKEGLQYMMDLYDGPVRAGEREEYNGAITMEWRPLESVIFNAGVRYSQYQSEDHYIKNRLDAGDTKSLETLQSDGYNLTYQTIETFADEEIAQNVANAEQAIRSTFTKNNIASNINRYRNLMVMFPDKKEEFQKQILQHQSELANFDALLTSKVKEKVSEAKNKRTYVADHNSDWMFNSKNELKLAGNTCVKAIKQTNYVSGSCKVSSKSESRETNTRYKNSGSGWVPSLSTTWLINDSSRAYVRYAETLRFPSLFESTSGFSGNPSFSAPLEPERAKLIEVAYIHYFNTASAKITYFDQVIEDVMDRDTDSFSFANLDSQRTSGLELQGMFDNEAYFGNVSITYNFRNEVCDENSAARGQILDIYNDKDPSSETCVRGGFTQISYLAAHAAPEYAASMMLGARFFNQDLETGLRGNYISGSHKDEIIKRTDVATYDAYIKYIFNKQFEAELIGTNLTDVYYLETGSVSGMPAPGRTVSLKLHGRF from the coding sequence TTGTACTCTTGTTCTCATCAAAAATTATTAGTTGTGCTCCTTAGCACACAGTTAAGCATTGCTACTGCATTAGTCTCAACAGCTGTTATTGCAAGCGAAAAGCCTGAATTTAATATTTCTGCTGGTGCTTTGGATTCGGTGCTGAACGAATTTGCTATGGAAGCTGGCATCGAGTTTCACCTTAATGCCGCCCTTTCTAATGAGTTATACAGCCCAGGAGTTAACGGACGCTACAATACAAACGATGCCCTTACTTTATTGTTATCCAACACTGGTTTAACCGCGCAACTTCAGCCTGATGGCGTTTATCGTGTTGCTTCTGAAAATACCGGGATGAAGCTCGCTCCGATTCAAGTAAGCACCACCATAGAGGCTGGTACAAATCGAGATAAAGAAGGCCAATATGCAATTTACGACAATGACGTATCCAGTACTTATTTAAGCAAAGAAGAAATCGAACGCTTTAAAGGTACCAGTGCAGCCGATCTATTTATCGGCATGGCCAACACATACAGTGGTGAAGCTAGAAATGGCGGCGGTAGTATAGATCCTAACATTCGTGGTGTTCAAGGTCCTGGTCGCGTCCCTGTCGTCATTGATGGAACCGAGCAAGGTATTTCTGTTTACAATGGCTATCGAGGTGCGTCAAACCGAAATTATATTGACCCAAATTTAATCGGTGGAATGAAAGTCCACAAAGGTGCACAAATTAATGCAGACATCACCACTTCGGTTGGTGGCGCGGTTGAAGTAACAACACTGACACCTCAAGATATAGTACCAGAAGGCGAAACTTTTGGTATCGAGTTTGTAGCCGAAAGCAGCAGCAATTCAATAAAACCCAATGTTGCTCGCCTGCACACAGGTAAAAACTGGCAAGATGTTCCCGTTTATGCCGAACTTGGCGGAGTTCCGCTATATAACGATCCCGAGCTCCGATTTCAAACGCGAAGTGATAAAAATGACAACCTAGTTAATGGCGAAGACGTCGCGTATAGGCTAGCCATTTCAGGTATCAGCCCAAAGTTTGAGTGGCTTGGTGCGTACGCTTATCGCAATCGAGGAAACTATTACTCAGGGACAAAAAAATCGGGGTTTTATGAGCAACCATACAAAACGGGTGATCGTGATGGAGTAGCAGGTCGCATACCTTACTTGCAACCCGAACATGTTGCACTCAATCACCTTCCGGGTCACGAAGTGCCAAATACGTCTTCAGAAATGGAGTCATTTTTGCTAAAAACCACATTTAACATTACCGATGTCCATAAGTTGCAGCTTAGTGCTCGATTCACCGAAAGCACCCATGGTGAAATACTGGCCAGTCGTTCTGACTACCGCAACCAAGACGGGTTACCTCAATGGCCGCTTGCCAATGTGAAAATGCAAGCCTATAGCCTCAAGTTTAGAGCTAATCCAACTAACCCTTATTTAGATCTAAGTACCAACTTGTGGACTACTCAAACTGACTCAAAAACCAATACAGGTTATGGGTTTCCCAATTTCACTTACAGAAAAAGTGATACCCCAAATAAAATCATCAATACCGCAACAGTTAACCGTGAAGAAAGCCGAGTAGGCTTTAATTTTAAAAATGCCATGACTCTAACCGACGAATGGGATCTGACTGTATCTGGTAATTTCCAACAGCATAAATTGGCCCCGAAAGAGGGACTGCAATATATGATGGACCTCTATGATGGTCCGGTAAGAGCAGGTGAACGAGAAGAGTATAACGGTGCGATCACCATGGAATGGCGACCGTTAGAGTCTGTTATATTCAATGCTGGTGTTCGCTACTCACAATACCAATCAGAAGATCATTATATCAAAAATAGATTAGATGCAGGGGATACAAAAAGCCTAGAAACCTTGCAAAGCGACGGCTACAACTTGACTTACCAAACTATTGAAACCTTTGCCGATGAAGAAATTGCTCAGAATGTTGCTAATGCAGAACAAGCGATTCGTTCAACCTTTACCAAAAACAATATCGCCAGCAACATCAATAGATACCGAAACCTCATGGTAATGTTTCCAGATAAAAAAGAAGAATTTCAAAAACAAATACTGCAACACCAAAGCGAGCTAGCTAATTTTGATGCCTTACTCACCTCAAAAGTGAAAGAAAAAGTCTCCGAAGCTAAAAATAAACGCACTTACGTGGCAGACCATAATTCTGATTGGATGTTTAACTCAAAAAATGAGCTAAAACTGGCCGGCAACACATGCGTCAAAGCAATAAAACAAACGAATTATGTGAGTGGTAGTTGTAAAGTCTCCAGCAAAAGCGAATCAAGAGAAACCAATACCCGCTATAAAAACAGCGGCAGTGGTTGGGTTCCTTCTTTATCCACAACTTGGTTAATTAATGATTCTAGTCGTGCCTATGTCCGCTATGCTGAAACCCTCCGCTTCCCTAGTCTGTTTGAAAGCACCAGTGGTTTTTCTGGTAACCCAAGTTTCTCGGCACCACTTGAACCTGAAAGAGCCAAACTCATTGAAGTTGCCTACATTCATTACTTTAATACTGCAAGTGCTAAAATAACTTACTTTGATCAGGTAATTGAAGACGTAATGGATCGCGATACAGACAGCTTCTCGTTTGCAAACCTCGATAGCCAACGTACCAGCGGCCTTGAGCTGCAAGGAATGTTCGACAACGAGGCCTACTTTGGAAATGTTTCTATCACGTATAACTTCAGAAACGAGGTTTGCGACGAAAATTCTGCTGCACGCGGACAGATTTTAGATATCTACAATGATAAAGATCCATCATCTGAAACCTGCGTACGAGGTGGTTTTACGCAAATCAGCTATCTTGCGGCCCATGCTGCGCCAGAATATGCGGCCAGCATGATGCTAGGCGCACGATTTTTTAACCAAGACTTAGAAACAGGACTACGTGGAAATTACATTTCGGGAAGTCACAAAGATGAAATTATCAAACGTACCGATGTCGCCACCTACGATGCCTATATCAAATATATTTTCAACAAACAGTTCGAAGCTGAATTAATAGGTACGAACTTAACCGATGTTTATTATTTAGAAACTGGTTCCGTTTCTGGAATGCCAGCACCGGGGCGAACAGTCAGTCTAAAATTACATGGCCGATTCTAG
- a CDS encoding putative exported protein codes for MKPVKLSWITAAMLGLSSLAHAGFDGAISDNSLRQVGESQVWVPFFHSKGKAGIGSSKSKTVDFDGLAGNTFSSDYRNDNNNEKGVHTSGSKHFGNSHYNFAQVANSDIWFGEWYEGTQDQDFNNRTVYYIGNDAGTTVPTSGTATYNITGINKFSGSNKLTGAFDADFGAQTLSGNISNGSLKVNVTAQINAATAAFTGNATATQNAVATAGSSKGHFFGANAAALAGFAKFDTNSQLDTAFGGEKQ; via the coding sequence ATGAAACCAGTTAAACTTTCATGGATTACAGCGGCTATGCTTGGTCTTAGCTCATTAGCCCACGCAGGCTTTGATGGCGCAATCAGCGACAATTCTTTACGCCAAGTTGGCGAGTCTCAAGTTTGGGTTCCGTTTTTCCACTCAAAAGGCAAAGCCGGCATTGGCAGCTCAAAAAGTAAGACCGTTGATTTCGATGGCCTAGCTGGCAACACATTCTCAAGTGATTATCGTAACGATAACAATAACGAAAAAGGCGTTCACACTTCGGGCAGCAAACATTTTGGTAATTCTCATTACAACTTTGCGCAAGTAGCCAATAGCGATATTTGGTTCGGTGAGTGGTATGAAGGAACCCAAGATCAAGACTTCAATAATCGTACCGTCTACTACATAGGTAACGATGCTGGCACAACGGTCCCGACTAGTGGCACAGCGACGTACAACATCACAGGCATTAATAAATTCTCTGGCAGCAACAAGCTGACTGGTGCCTTTGATGCTGACTTTGGCGCACAAACACTGTCTGGCAACATTTCTAATGGTTCACTAAAAGTGAATGTAACAGCGCAAATTAATGCCGCGACAGCAGCCTTTACGGGTAACGCAACGGCAACACAAAATGCCGTAGCTACGGCGGGTAGTTCTAAAGGTCATTTCTTTGGCGCGAATGCAGCAGCACTTGCAGGCTTTGCAAAATTCGATACTAACAGCCAACTGGATACTGCATTCGGTGGTGAAAAACAGTAA
- the exbD gene encoding TonB system transport protein ExbD, which yields MAFKPNLNNDEMVENHDINITPLVDVMLVLLIIVMVAAPLATVNVPVDLPSSSAQPLPQPDKPFYLTIQKGLVLTLGEKQEVTLEQLPLALGTTLADKSKQIYLRADKNLTYQDLMTVMNALIAAGYTHIALVGEEKTIGSNS from the coding sequence ATGGCATTCAAACCAAATTTGAATAATGACGAAATGGTTGAAAACCATGATATCAACATCACGCCTTTGGTTGATGTGATGCTGGTGCTTCTGATCATTGTGATGGTTGCAGCTCCTCTAGCTACTGTAAATGTTCCTGTGGATTTACCTTCATCTTCGGCACAACCTCTGCCTCAACCCGATAAACCTTTTTATCTTACAATACAAAAGGGGCTAGTATTAACACTTGGTGAAAAGCAAGAAGTGACACTAGAACAGTTACCATTAGCTTTGGGCACAACGCTAGCAGATAAGTCTAAACAGATTTATCTACGTGCAGATAAAAATCTTACTTACCAAGATTTAATGACTGTCATGAATGCGCTAATCGCAGCGGGATACACCCATATAGCCCTTGTCGGTGAGGAGAAAACCATAGGTTCGAACTCATGA
- a CDS encoding putative lipoprotein, with protein MNDKFKWLTCVATLSFLLGCNGGDESGTKDTGSSKLENQSPIAIAGVNQNVKVNTKVKLDGTSSVDEDNDLITYQWNFESKPQISQATLINSNNALSEFTADAIGTYIINLIVNDGKANSRPNQVRIVVASSGTNSPPTLNLSSDQKLNLINTAHLNANARDADKDKLFYLWQIIEQPTDSNPVLNDEGTSIRFKTDIAGDYVVKLTVSDGLAIATDTVTLSYYYANVPPSAKTGTAIYATEGMIVPVDASMSNDPNGDPITYQWDFVSKPPNSNTVIVDPSAMISEFYADAPGTYVVGLTVSDGEFTSKPYKPFYVKVYGLQAPHTKLFVGNDSKLQLFPYKEKFVVNKTTDSGSIPDEYILGNYTIEAVGKDVTISGINAINYSDAKLKPYFIGLSEGEIVTVKKGERMTFQLATPSTNGETVRLGFSFSWSLNGYGDFSSQETFWAGYQFTSR; from the coding sequence ATGAATGACAAATTTAAGTGGTTAACGTGTGTTGCCACTCTATCCTTCTTGCTTGGCTGCAACGGAGGAGACGAAAGTGGAACCAAGGATACCGGGTCTAGCAAATTAGAAAATCAGTCTCCTATTGCTATCGCAGGAGTAAATCAGAATGTAAAAGTAAATACCAAGGTTAAATTGGACGGCACCAGCAGTGTTGATGAAGATAACGACCTCATCACTTATCAATGGAATTTTGAATCCAAACCCCAAATAAGCCAAGCAACACTCATTAATAGCAACAACGCCTTATCAGAATTTACAGCGGATGCTATAGGGACTTATATCATTAATTTAATTGTTAATGATGGTAAAGCAAACAGTCGTCCAAATCAGGTTCGAATCGTTGTTGCGTCTTCCGGGACAAATTCTCCTCCGACACTCAATTTATCCAGCGACCAAAAACTAAATTTAATCAATACCGCGCATCTAAACGCCAATGCCCGAGACGCAGACAAGGACAAACTTTTCTATCTTTGGCAGATTATAGAGCAACCGACGGATAGCAACCCAGTATTAAATGATGAGGGTACATCCATCAGATTTAAAACAGACATTGCAGGAGACTATGTCGTAAAACTCACAGTGTCAGATGGACTCGCTATCGCAACAGATACAGTAACGCTCAGCTACTATTATGCTAACGTCCCCCCTAGCGCAAAGACAGGCACCGCTATCTATGCAACCGAAGGAATGATAGTGCCAGTTGATGCGAGTATGAGCAATGATCCAAATGGTGATCCGATTACGTATCAATGGGATTTTGTCTCTAAACCGCCTAATTCTAATACGGTTATTGTCGACCCTAGCGCAATGATAAGTGAGTTTTACGCCGATGCGCCGGGCACCTATGTCGTGGGCTTAACTGTCAGTGATGGCGAGTTTACCAGCAAACCTTACAAGCCATTTTATGTGAAAGTCTACGGCTTGCAAGCACCACATACCAAGCTCTTCGTTGGCAATGATAGCAAACTGCAACTATTCCCTTATAAAGAAAAGTTTGTCGTAAATAAAACAACTGACTCTGGAAGTATTCCCGATGAATACATATTAGGCAACTATACAATAGAAGCAGTGGGCAAAGATGTAACCATTAGTGGCATTAACGCTATAAACTACAGTGATGCCAAGCTTAAACCCTATTTCATTGGCCTATCTGAAGGTGAAATTGTGACCGTAAAAAAAGGTGAGCGAATGACATTTCAACTGGCTACACCGTCGACCAATGGTGAAACTGTACGGTTAGGTTTTAGTTTTTCATGGAGCTTAAACGGTTACGGCGACTTTAGTTCTCAAGAAACATTCTGGGCTGGATATCAGTTCACTAGTCGCTAA
- a CDS encoding putative exported protein, translating to MNLISASKRSILVCLLFSFSYYSVADQDTKIQIQQRDNLTASEIEQELLAEENEKEKEKNQQSSAMIIDGETYQVNDTLPELGQALYFSVQSRQWPLASQYLARYQKLDGFDPLLVHYTKGALYRVKGELTLAEQEYSQLLALQPDFLPAQLELARVQFENQKNADAYSLFILINENLPSNNTRSQGIRKTVTSFITAAKHRDSWNGSFSFGPSYNDNLNQSSQSYTCLARLPSGQCRVERSTPEAVKGTGVDFNASLNKRLSLSGHHGIAFSGLAYGSSYLDNDKFNEQTLITSLGYSYQNANNKFTLSPQLEYSASGNKALYFAGGLKFDWFKSLDSSSAMKLEIEAEYQDYRPVNLEYQSDWQWSSYLSLWHQLPDNWLLFGGLDWTQKDNDEKVHAYQLFGGRFGVNRAWGELVDVNLFTSFRQRKYGEFSALLDERRTDQEQSYTLMLSSKSLSLYGITPLLTWTHKRVKSNVDWLYTYQQNEIALKLEKRF from the coding sequence ATGAACCTAATTTCCGCTTCAAAACGATCCATTTTAGTATGCTTATTATTTAGCTTTTCTTATTATTCAGTTGCAGATCAAGATACTAAAATCCAGATCCAACAGCGGGATAATTTAACGGCAAGTGAGATAGAACAAGAATTGCTTGCCGAAGAAAATGAAAAAGAAAAAGAAAAAAACCAACAATCTTCAGCCATGATTATTGATGGTGAAACTTATCAAGTGAATGACACGTTGCCAGAATTGGGGCAAGCGCTGTATTTTTCGGTTCAGTCTCGTCAATGGCCGCTCGCCTCCCAATATTTAGCCAGGTACCAAAAGCTTGACGGCTTCGACCCATTATTAGTTCACTATACCAAAGGTGCGCTGTATCGTGTTAAAGGTGAACTTACACTAGCTGAACAGGAATATTCTCAACTTTTAGCACTACAACCCGACTTTTTACCTGCGCAATTAGAACTGGCACGCGTGCAATTTGAAAATCAAAAAAACGCTGACGCCTATTCACTATTTATTCTCATCAACGAAAACTTACCTTCTAACAATACCCGCTCTCAAGGAATCCGAAAAACCGTAACAAGCTTCATTACGGCTGCAAAACACAGAGACTCTTGGAACGGATCATTTAGCTTTGGACCGTCATATAACGACAACCTTAACCAGTCATCACAATCCTATACTTGCTTGGCTCGGCTTCCGTCAGGCCAATGCCGAGTAGAAAGAAGCACACCAGAAGCTGTAAAAGGGACAGGTGTCGATTTTAATGCCAGCCTGAACAAGCGTCTCTCATTATCTGGTCATCATGGTATCGCCTTTAGCGGGCTGGCTTATGGTTCCAGCTATTTAGATAATGACAAATTCAATGAACAAACTTTAATCACCAGCCTTGGATACAGCTATCAAAATGCAAATAACAAATTCACCTTATCGCCACAGTTGGAATACAGTGCTTCAGGTAATAAAGCACTTTACTTCGCTGGAGGTTTGAAATTTGACTGGTTTAAAAGCCTGGATTCATCAAGTGCGATGAAGCTAGAAATTGAGGCGGAATATCAAGATTACCGACCAGTAAACCTTGAATATCAATCCGACTGGCAGTGGTCATCTTACTTAAGCTTATGGCATCAATTACCCGACAATTGGCTACTATTTGGCGGTTTGGATTGGACCCAAAAAGATAACGATGAAAAGGTGCATGCCTATCAACTCTTCGGCGGAAGATTCGGCGTTAACCGAGCATGGGGCGAACTGGTTGATGTAAATCTATTTACTTCCTTTAGGCAACGTAAATATGGTGAGTTCAGCGCATTATTGGACGAAAGAAGAACAGATCAAGAACAAAGTTATACACTCATGCTGTCCTCCAAGTCGCTCTCATTATACGGTATTACGCCGCTACTTACGTGGACTCATAAGCGAGTAAAAAGCAACGTTGACTGGCTTTATACCTATCAACAAAACGAAATCGCCTTAAAGTTAGAAAAAAGATTTTGA
- the exbB gene encoding TonB system transport protein ExbB: MCFTINETSIMTQFLKALFLWCALVINAYALEQNSTIDKNVNAASDSAIQTLVPDDTHSVYATSTSVVSTKHVAQEKKQQATAKNKFKHDMTPIGMYQAADWVVKSVIILLLLASILTWALFVSKQIQVSLACQHAAKLLRELVASESLKEGKQRSFDKEGGGLALIDTVLHELELSALGTASNDGIKERVQISLERTQASLNSKMTSGTGILATIGSVGPFVGLFGTVWGIMNAFIGIAKSQSTTLVVVAPGIAEALLATAIGLVAAIPAVIMYNHFSREIGRYRALLADINAALLVLVSRDLDREPCAATNNDKSKPATLRKTG, from the coding sequence TTGTGTTTTACCATAAACGAAACCTCAATTATGACCCAATTCTTAAAAGCACTATTTCTGTGGTGTGCACTTGTAATCAATGCTTATGCACTAGAGCAAAACTCTACCATAGATAAGAACGTGAACGCTGCGAGCGATTCTGCCATTCAGACTCTAGTTCCAGACGACACTCATTCTGTCTATGCCACGTCCACTTCAGTGGTTAGCACCAAACATGTGGCTCAGGAGAAAAAACAACAAGCGACTGCAAAAAATAAATTTAAGCATGACATGACACCTATAGGTATGTATCAAGCTGCCGACTGGGTGGTGAAATCCGTCATAATTTTATTGCTGTTAGCGTCAATTCTCACTTGGGCATTATTTGTCTCTAAGCAAATTCAAGTCTCCCTTGCCTGTCAGCACGCAGCCAAATTATTAAGAGAGTTAGTTGCTTCTGAAAGCTTAAAGGAAGGAAAGCAGCGTAGTTTCGATAAGGAAGGCGGCGGTTTAGCATTGATCGACACTGTATTACATGAATTAGAACTTTCTGCTTTAGGAACGGCAAGTAATGACGGCATCAAAGAACGAGTACAGATCAGTTTAGAAAGGACACAAGCCTCCCTCAATAGCAAAATGACGTCAGGAACTGGTATATTGGCGACCATAGGTTCGGTGGGTCCATTTGTCGGTCTTTTTGGCACAGTCTGGGGGATCATGAATGCTTTTATCGGCATAGCTAAGTCTCAGTCAACCACATTAGTTGTGGTTGCGCCAGGAATTGCAGAAGCCTTGCTAGCAACAGCTATTGGTCTGGTTGCAGCTATCCCGGCCGTGATTATGTATAACCATTTTTCTAGAGAAATCGGACGTTACCGTGCTCTTTTGGCAGACATTAATGCTGCGTTGTTGGTTTTAGTCAGTCGTGACTTAGATCGCGAGCCTTGTGCGGCAACTAATAACGACAAAAGCAAGCCTGCTACTTTGCGTAAAACGGGATAA